The proteins below are encoded in one region of Spirochaetota bacterium:
- a CDS encoding PBP1A family penicillin-binding protein → MAMLKAALNWVRAHKKIVFIYAPMAILVSFSVYTGIVYLEWEHDKEGSLKKLARYKKLIDHTEELRQGSSYSYSDVDLSAKVVDIPTRIYDRNGKTIGEFFEQKREIVPYASIPSWLVKAVIASEDRDFQEHRGVSFKGIFRAFLVNIVSLRVVQGGSTITQQLAKVLFTDMERSLKRKIYEAFCAWEIEKRYDKTDILSMYLNLIYFGNGAYGVEAASRMFFGTSVRELNETECAMIVGTISNPLIYSPLTNLPNSLSKTKRIMQSMVDAGFTRKDAADYQFRKFTGKWDVKFDAGGKPVSSLIGSFLMSSYRVNRAPLFNEQIRKMLVDKFGEDVVKKGGLSVYTTIDGARQDVAEKELKAGVLGQREYHLAQAEQKRGTRAYEEERENASNIEGALIALNPQTGEIVSYVGGYSFSTQNQMDHVAQVYRQPGSSFKPLIYAAALEARDITPSSAIIDEEKVFRKGYAPKNYDNKYLGKVTARDALAKSINIAAVKVLDTTGYSKVIRYIRAGLDLSSSEMGHRFQETLSMALGAYELSPLENCTLHAVLVNGGNFIKPYGLRHVKDYNGNIVWNFEEEVADEVREKRKKFRKIIDPVACAVTVSMLKGVFEEGGTAYYAIKGRNIPFPVAGKTGTTSNYSDAWFIGYTANIVTAVWVGNRKGAISLGQGRAGGVISANIWSNYIGQCYQKGSYPGDFQLPEDGYTRQTICLDSGMVPREKGICPRVAVDEIFYSGTEPGEYCPIHVKKAEGQGKAAVK, encoded by the coding sequence ATGGCGATGCTTAAAGCGGCTCTGAACTGGGTGCGTGCGCACAAGAAAATCGTGTTCATATACGCGCCCATGGCGATACTGGTAAGCTTTTCAGTGTACACGGGGATCGTGTACCTGGAATGGGAGCACGACAAGGAAGGCTCGCTGAAAAAGCTCGCGCGCTACAAGAAACTGATCGATCACACGGAGGAGCTCCGCCAGGGGTCCTCGTACAGCTACAGCGACGTCGATCTCTCCGCGAAGGTGGTCGATATCCCCACGCGCATCTACGACCGGAACGGAAAAACGATCGGGGAGTTTTTCGAGCAGAAGCGCGAAATCGTCCCCTATGCTTCGATCCCGTCGTGGCTGGTAAAGGCGGTGATCGCGAGCGAGGACCGGGATTTCCAGGAGCATCGGGGGGTGAGCTTCAAGGGCATCTTCCGCGCCTTCCTGGTGAACATCGTGAGCCTGCGCGTGGTGCAGGGCGGAAGCACCATCACCCAGCAGCTTGCGAAGGTCCTGTTCACGGACATGGAGCGCAGCCTGAAGCGGAAGATCTACGAGGCATTCTGCGCCTGGGAGATCGAAAAGCGCTACGATAAGACCGATATACTCTCGATGTATCTCAATCTCATTTATTTCGGGAACGGCGCGTACGGCGTGGAGGCGGCCTCGCGCATGTTTTTCGGCACCTCGGTCAGGGAACTGAATGAAACCGAGTGCGCCATGATCGTGGGGACGATATCGAACCCCCTCATATACTCGCCGCTCACCAATCTCCCCAACTCCCTGTCCAAGACGAAGCGCATCATGCAGTCGATGGTGGACGCCGGTTTCACGAGGAAGGACGCGGCCGATTACCAGTTCCGGAAATTCACCGGCAAGTGGGACGTGAAATTCGACGCGGGGGGGAAGCCCGTCTCCTCGCTCATCGGGAGCTTCCTCATGAGCTCGTATCGGGTCAATCGCGCGCCGCTGTTCAACGAGCAGATACGCAAAATGCTCGTCGACAAGTTCGGGGAGGACGTGGTGAAGAAGGGCGGCCTCTCGGTCTACACGACGATAGACGGGGCGCGGCAGGACGTCGCCGAAAAGGAGCTCAAGGCCGGCGTGCTGGGACAAAGGGAGTACCACCTCGCGCAGGCCGAGCAGAAGCGCGGCACCAGGGCGTACGAGGAGGAGCGCGAAAACGCGAGCAACATCGAGGGCGCGCTCATCGCATTGAACCCGCAGACCGGGGAGATCGTGTCGTACGTGGGCGGGTACAGTTTTTCCACGCAGAATCAGATGGACCATGTGGCGCAAGTTTACCGCCAGCCCGGTTCGTCTTTCAAGCCGCTCATCTACGCGGCCGCCCTCGAAGCGCGGGACATCACGCCATCCAGCGCGATCATCGACGAGGAGAAGGTGTTCAGGAAGGGGTACGCCCCCAAGAACTACGACAACAAGTACCTGGGCAAGGTGACGGCCCGGGACGCGCTCGCGAAGTCCATCAATATCGCCGCCGTAAAAGTGCTCGATACCACCGGCTATTCGAAGGTGATAAGGTATATCCGCGCCGGCCTGGACCTCTCCTCGTCCGAGATGGGCCACAGGTTCCAGGAGACCCTCTCCATGGCGCTGGGCGCCTACGAGCTTTCCCCGCTGGAGAACTGCACCCTGCACGCGGTACTCGTCAACGGGGGGAATTTCATCAAGCCCTACGGCCTTCGCCACGTGAAGGACTACAACGGGAACATCGTATGGAACTTCGAGGAAGAGGTCGCCGACGAGGTCCGCGAGAAGAGAAAAAAATTTCGTAAAATTATTGACCCCGTGGCGTGCGCTGTTACAGTATCGATGCTCAAGGGCGTGTTTGAGGAGGGGGGCACCGCGTATTACGCCATTAAAGGAAGAAACATCCCCTTCCCTGTCGCGGGCAAGACCGGAACGACATCTAACTACAGCGACGCATGGTTTATCGGTTATACGGCGAATATCGTGACCGCGGTATGGGTCGGGAACCGGAAGGGCGCCATCTCGCTTGGCCAGGGACGCGCGGGCGGGGTAATATCGGCGAACATCTGGTCGAATTATATCGGACAATGCTACCAGAAGGGATCGTACCCCGGGGATTTCCAGCTCCCGGAGGACGGATATACGCGGCAGACGATTTGCCTGGACTCGGGCATGGTTCCGCGGGAGAAGGGTATCTGCCCCCGTGTCGCGGTCGACGAGATATTCTACTCCGGTACCGAGCCAGGGGAATATTGCCCGATCCACGTGAAGAAGGCGGAAGGGCAGGGCAAGGCGGCGGTCAAATGA
- a CDS encoding M23 family metallopeptidase codes for MGREPEGRHLAWPGTRGRGNIGEHLVELYRTMLPEGIVPRGFPAPGGRIYAADDLPGLGHGSAGEGYLPPCRGRRDILLRYRARGILPDPREEGGRAGQGGGQMKRGISGMKERALFIGCILTLALLGASFRWPVDQGKITSVFGEARADHFHDGVDMVCADLKVYPIAEGELAYLWDKALFPLDHYSGGGNYRVLRHEDGRYSLYLHLEDSGSYKDAYGERDVVGIIGNTGRSYGRHLHFTVMDPVSRSSVDPMSFMPGFEDTAPPRIAEVYLRLPEKYHVLGNNSNIRLTRHHPLLVSISDSMGGRESVGVHYLAVELNGKKVLEINFSEINFSKNGLTISGKKFQDLFDEKGYYRVGDPVYAQGSNTVKIVARDFRGNEAVKDITFNAKLEIQ; via the coding sequence ATGGGTCGGGAACCGGAAGGGCGCCATCTCGCTTGGCCAGGGACGCGCGGGCGGGGTAATATCGGCGAACATCTGGTCGAATTATATCGGACAATGCTACCAGAAGGGATCGTACCCCGGGGATTTCCAGCTCCCGGAGGACGGATATACGCGGCAGACGATTTGCCTGGACTCGGGCATGGTTCCGCGGGAGAAGGGTATCTGCCCCCGTGTCGCGGTCGACGAGATATTCTACTCCGGTACCGAGCCAGGGGAATATTGCCCGATCCACGTGAAGAAGGCGGAAGGGCAGGGCAAGGCGGCGGTCAAATGAAACGGGGAATTTCGGGCATGAAAGAACGCGCGCTCTTTATCGGCTGCATACTGACCCTGGCCCTCTTGGGGGCCTCGTTTCGGTGGCCTGTCGACCAGGGTAAGATAACCTCCGTGTTCGGCGAGGCCAGGGCCGACCATTTCCACGACGGGGTGGACATGGTGTGCGCCGATCTCAAGGTGTACCCTATCGCCGAGGGCGAGCTTGCCTATCTTTGGGACAAGGCGCTCTTCCCCCTGGACCATTACTCAGGAGGGGGAAATTACCGCGTGTTGAGGCACGAGGACGGCAGATATTCGCTCTATCTCCACCTGGAGGACAGCGGGTCCTACAAGGACGCGTACGGTGAGAGGGACGTCGTGGGAATTATCGGCAACACGGGCCGCTCCTATGGGCGGCACCTGCACTTCACGGTAATGGATCCCGTTTCGCGCTCCTCGGTGGACCCCATGAGCTTCATGCCGGGTTTCGAGGACACCGCGCCGCCCCGCATCGCCGAGGTCTACCTGCGGCTGCCCGAGAAATACCATGTCCTGGGCAATAACTCGAACATACGGCTGACCAGGCACCACCCCCTGCTGGTGAGCATTTCCGATTCCATGGGGGGCAGGGAGAGCGTAGGGGTTCACTACCTCGCGGTCGAGCTGAACGGCAAAAAGGTGCTGGAAATAAATTTCTCGGAAATAAATTTCTCGAAAAATGGATTGACAATTTCAGGCAAAAAATTTCAGGATTTATTCGACGAGAAGGGATACTACCGCGTGGGCGATCCGGTCTATGCCCAGGGGTCCAATACAGTAAAGATCGTGGCCCGGGACTTCCGCGGCAACGAAGCCGTTAAAGATATTACTTTCAACGCCAAGCTCGAGATCCAGTAG
- a CDS encoding XRE family transcriptional regulator yields the protein MIPYIRRKKNIKQYDMAKALRVSPSYLCKIEKGIQEPSDKFRQACAKYLGVTAISLFPAAIDDAKIRTINKSFSNKLWSVRKEKRIKQYELAKQLRCSPSYLSKVEKGLQEPTAQFKKTCAKILKTKESELFPS from the coding sequence ATGATTCCTTACATCAGGAGGAAGAAGAATATCAAGCAGTACGATATGGCGAAAGCGCTGCGCGTTTCGCCGTCGTACCTGTGCAAGATTGAAAAAGGCATCCAGGAGCCTTCGGACAAATTCAGGCAGGCGTGCGCCAAGTACCTTGGTGTGACCGCGATTTCGCTCTTCCCGGCGGCGATCGACGACGCGAAAATACGCACGATCAACAAGTCTTTCAGCAACAAGCTCTGGAGCGTGAGGAAGGAAAAGAGAATAAAACAGTACGAGCTCGCGAAACAGCTGCGGTGCTCGCCCTCCTACCTTTCGAAGGTGGAGAAAGGGCTTCAGGAGCCCACGGCCCAGTTTAAGAAAACCTGCGCCAAGATATTAAAGACCAAGGAGTCCGAGCTCTTCCCCTCGTAA
- a CDS encoding HlyC/CorC family transporter, with amino-acid sequence MNHTTIDYLVIVFSLALSAFFNSSESALFSLKSSHLLKFASSPHAREKLVGEVMNRPEKILITILLGNLLVSFAASTVATRLLLEVYGDVGHFIAIAVVTPVVIILCEVMPKTFSIADPVYFARLVISPLNFFNRLFYPVREALLALVNVFIRLFSLKTDSSGLITEDELDAALLMGEHGGLIGKEEGIFIKNVLRFSKKEAQNVMTPRNQAVFVPYGASVEKAAEIFLKSGLVRAAVFKKDLDDIVGVLDSRTLIPYRWGFKKAQNINRMLYTMHHYPATKELGELLVEFLNKSIQIAIVVDEYGGTAGVVTLSGILSELMGREFSDWDDPGRPEVRRITGDRAVIEGDMQIDDFNHAFGEDLSSSESETMAGFMIERLEHFPGKDEVVRTQKHVLRVKRTANNRIVSIEVMRGDEHR; translated from the coding sequence ATGAATCATACCACAATCGATTATCTGGTCATCGTGTTCTCCCTGGCGCTCTCTGCGTTCTTCAACAGTTCGGAAAGCGCCCTGTTCTCCCTTAAAAGTTCCCATTTGCTCAAATTCGCGTCGTCGCCGCATGCGCGGGAAAAGCTCGTGGGCGAGGTGATGAACAGGCCCGAAAAGATACTCATTACCATCCTGCTGGGCAACCTGCTCGTGAGCTTCGCCGCTTCGACCGTTGCCACGCGGCTGCTTTTGGAGGTGTACGGCGACGTGGGACATTTCATCGCGATCGCGGTCGTCACCCCGGTGGTGATCATCCTCTGCGAGGTGATGCCCAAGACGTTTTCGATCGCGGACCCCGTGTACTTTGCCAGGCTGGTGATTTCACCGCTCAATTTTTTCAATCGGCTTTTCTACCCCGTGCGCGAGGCACTCCTTGCGCTTGTGAACGTGTTCATCCGGCTTTTCAGCCTGAAGACCGACAGCTCGGGCCTGATCACCGAGGACGAACTGGACGCGGCGCTCCTGATGGGCGAGCACGGCGGACTCATTGGCAAGGAGGAGGGGATTTTCATAAAGAACGTGCTCCGCTTTTCAAAGAAGGAGGCGCAGAACGTGATGACGCCCCGCAACCAGGCGGTCTTCGTGCCCTATGGCGCGAGCGTCGAGAAGGCGGCCGAAATCTTTCTCAAATCCGGGCTCGTGCGCGCCGCGGTGTTCAAGAAGGACCTGGACGATATCGTGGGGGTCCTGGATTCCCGCACCCTGATCCCCTACCGATGGGGATTCAAGAAGGCGCAAAATATCAACCGCATGCTCTATACCATGCACCACTATCCCGCCACCAAGGAGCTGGGCGAGCTCCTGGTCGAGTTCCTGAACAAGAGCATCCAGATAGCGATCGTCGTGGACGAATACGGGGGCACCGCGGGCGTCGTCACACTCTCCGGCATACTGTCCGAGCTCATGGGAAGGGAGTTCTCGGACTGGGACGACCCGGGCAGGCCGGAGGTGCGCCGCATAACGGGAGATCGCGCCGTTATCGAAGGGGATATGCAGATCGACGATTTCAATCACGCCTTTGGCGAGGATCTCTCGAGCTCGGAATCCGAAACGATGGCGGGTTTCATGATCGAGCGGCTTGAGCACTTTCCCGGGAAGGACGAGGTCGTCAGGACCCAAAAGCACGTTCTGCGGGTCAAGCGCACCGCGAACAATCGCATCGTGAGCATCGAGGTCATGCGCGGGGACGAACACCGATGA